One stretch of Arachis hypogaea cultivar Tifrunner chromosome 20, arahy.Tifrunner.gnm2.J5K5, whole genome shotgun sequence DNA includes these proteins:
- the LOC140183207 gene encoding uncharacterized mitochondrial protein AtMg00810-like, whose product MIIAGDDELEKQTLKEKLATQFEMKDLGKLKYFLGIEVAYSRQGIFIFQRKYILDLLKEIGKLDCMITGVPIEQNHKTENDEESPKVEKAQYQRFVEKLIHLSHTKPDIAYAVSVVSQFMHDPRERHLQAISMIIQYLKASPGKGLLLKKEGILSMKVYTDADYAGSIIDRRSTSGYCMFLGENLVTWRSDKPQFDVQHDRTKHVEIDRHFIKEKLDNGLIATKYIPSRLQLADMFTKGLPIEHLKDLTCKLGMIDIHQQTHIQGKKALPLIASDAELSAFAYTCVWTSMLLALSRLPSEYNETTNCNKLNCEVFRNSLSLFTLY is encoded by the exons ATGATTATTGCAGGTGATGATGAGTTAGAAAAACAGACTTTGAAAGAAAAGTTAGCCACTCAGTTTGAGATGAAGGATCTTGGCAAGCTAAAGTACTTCCTTGGGATAGAGGTTGCTTATTCTAGACAAGGCATCTTTATTTTCCAAAGAAAATATATCCTAGATCTCCTCAAAGAGATTGGTAAGTTGGATTGTATGATCACTGGAGTGCCCATAGAGCAAAATCATAAAACTGAAAATGATGAGGAAAGCCCAAAGGTGGAGAAGGCACAGTACCAGAGGTTTGTGGAAAAACTCATTCACTTATCACACACCAAGCCTGACATAGCCTATGCAGTTAGTGTGGTTAGTCAATTCATGCATGATCCAAGAGAGAGACATTTGCAGGCTATAAGCATGATTATTCAGTACTTGAAAGCCTCTCCAGGGAAAGGATTGCTATTAAAAAAGGAAGGAATTTTGTCCATGAAAGTATATACTGATGCTGACTATGCTGGATCAATTATTGATAGGAGATCCACCTCAGGATATTGCATGTTCTTGGGTGAAAACTTGGTGACATGGAGgagtgacaaaccccaatttgacg TTCAACATGACCGAACAAAGCATGTAGAAATAGACCGACATTTTATTAAGGAGAAATTGGACAATGGTCTTATAGCCACCAAGTACATCCCTTCAAGACTCCAATTGGCAGATATGTTCACTAAAGGACTTCCCATAGAGCACTTAAAAGACCTTACTTGCAAGTTGGGAATGATAGATATACAT CAACAAACACATATTCAAGGGAAGAAAGCATTACCTTTGATCGCGTCTGATGCCGAACTCTCCGCATTTGCCTACACCTGCGTGTGGACTTCTATGCTTCTCGCCTTATCACGTTTGCCTTCAGAATATAACGAAACGACGAACTGTAACAAACTTAATTGTGAAGTGTTTAGAAATTCACTCTCATTGTTTACTCTCTATTAG
- the LOC112785277 gene encoding glycerol kinase yields the protein MLMNLKTLDWDPATLKTLGIPGEILPKIVSNAEVIGNVATGWPIKGVQISGCLGDQHAAMLGQVCRKGEAKSTYGTGAFILLNTGDKVIKSNHGLLSTIAYKLGSKAQTNYALEGSVAIAGAAVQWLRDNLGIISSASDIEAMASQVENTGGVYFVPAFNGLFAPWWRDNARGIVIGITRYTTKAHIARAVLESMCFQVKDVVDSMQKDYGNDKNDGVLRVDGGATINNLLMQTQADLSAMPVIRPSDIETTARGAAFAAGLAAGIWKEDFIFDTAE from the exons ATGCTGATGAACCTGAAGACCCTTGATTGGGATCCTGCTACCTTAAAAACCCTTGGAATCCCTGGTGAAATTTTGCCTAAAATTGTTAGTAATGCCGAGGTCATAGGAAATGTTGCTACCGGGTGGCCGATCAAAGGGGTACAAATTTCAGGATGTTTAGGGGATCAGCACGCAGCAATGCTAGGACAAGTGTGCCGTAAAGGAGAAGCTAAAAGCACTTATGGCACAGGTGCTTTCATACTTCTAAATACCGGTGACAAAGTAATTAAGTCAAACCATGGTCTTCTAAGCACCATTGCTTACAAGCTTGGCTCCAAGGCTCAAACCAATTATGCACTGGAAGGATCGGTTGCTATTGCTGGAGCTGCAGTGCAGTGGCTTAGGGACAATCTTGGGATTATTTCTAGTGCTTCGGATATAGAGGCTATGGCATCACAGGTTGAAAACACGGGTGGCGTTTACTTTGTTCCTGCTTTCAATGGATTGTTTGCTCCGTGGTGGCGTGATAATGCTCGGGGGATTGTTATTGGAATAACAAGGTACACAACCAAGGCTCACATAGCTCGTGCTGTACTTGAGAGCATGTGTTTTCAGGTGAAAGATGTGGTGGACTCGATGCAAAAAGATTATGGAAACGATAAAAACGATGGCGTGCTCAGAGTGGATGGTGGTGCAACTATTAACAACTTGCTGATGCAGACTCAG GCAGATTTGTCTGCAATGCCGGTGATTAGGCCATCTGACATAGAGACGACTGCGCGTGGAGCAGCCTTTGCTGCTGGGTTAGCAGCTGGTATTTGGAAAGAAGATTTTATCTTCGATACGGCGGAATAG